The sequence below is a genomic window from Bradyrhizobium septentrionale.
TGGATCGACGGCGAGCGCGCGATGATGGAGAGCCTGGTCGGCTTCAAGCGCGCCGGCGCCGACGGCATCCTCACCTATTTCGCACCGCAGGCCGCCGAGAAGATCAGGGCGGAATCGTAAACGGCGCTACACGGGGTCCGGCCGGCGCGGTTGGACGTGGACCGCACAGCGGGCGCAGCGCATCGCGCTCGCCCTGCGACAGCACCGTCAGCGGGTAGATCGGCGCATTTGTCTCGCGCTTGAAGAACGGATGCGGCCAGGTCCTGCCGCGCAGGCGCCAGCCCAACACCTTGCCGATCACGCGCAGGATCAGCGACGGGTTGAAGCCTGTCGATCCCTTCGGGGCTTCGCCGATCGCATATTTGCCGAGGATTGCGCCGGTTGGCTTGCCGAAAACCTCGTCCACGCGCGACGCGCCGCCGTCGAAGGCCTGCACCGCAATTCCGACGAACGGGACGGCAGGTGTCAGCGAATTGCCCA
It includes:
- a CDS encoding DUF6151 family protein, translated to MGTQIGLRCRCGEVRGVVTNAAPTAVNRVVCYCDDCQAFMHRVGRADLLDVHGGTDIVQVAPASLSFVQGHDKIAGLRLTPKGLYRWHTTCCNSPVGNSLTPAVPFVGIAVQAFDGGASRVDEVFGKPTGAILGKYAIGEAPKGSTGFNPSLILRVIGKVLGWRLRGRTWPHPFFKRETNAPIYPLTVLSQGERDALRPLCGPRPTAPAGPRVAPFTIPP